Proteins encoded in a region of the Myxococcus guangdongensis genome:
- a CDS encoding PEGA domain-containing protein, translating to MRRRLVVGWSVWLVVGVLSGCGRKEPDSVAKARELMARAKPTSGDVSLRCVPEDAEVYLDGVLQGVCSDYAGNPRGLNLGVGLHQIEVKKHGYWPYTTYYEPSGARARLNVTLRATESAPPAEEKP from the coding sequence GTGCGACGCCGTCTCGTGGTCGGGTGGAGTGTGTGGCTGGTGGTGGGCGTGCTGTCGGGGTGTGGGCGCAAGGAGCCCGACTCCGTGGCGAAGGCGCGCGAGCTGATGGCGAGGGCGAAGCCTACCAGCGGGGATGTGTCGCTGCGCTGCGTGCCCGAGGACGCCGAGGTGTATCTGGACGGCGTGCTCCAGGGCGTGTGCAGCGACTACGCGGGCAATCCCCGGGGGCTCAATCTGGGCGTCGGGCTGCACCAGATTGAAGTGAAGAAGCACGGGTACTGGCCGTACACGACGTACTACGAGCCCAGTGGCGCGAGGGCGCGGCTGAACGTCACGTTGCGCGCCACGGAGTCCGCGCCTCCCGCGGAAGAGAAGCCCTGA
- a CDS encoding FKBP-type peptidyl-prolyl cis-trans isomerase, with protein MRTMRMATLALVLGATGAHAQGGAPAKKSEPAAKAAATAPVAVDPSELTEDQQTIYALGASVGKDLSLFALTPEELQILQRGMADAMAGTASIEPKEFAPKIQAFAKSRQAQAGNAALVRAAKEPGAVKLPSGVIYRETQAGTGKSPRATDTVKVHYEGRLVDGAVFDTSAKRGIPVEFPLNGVIQCWTQGVSRMKVGGKAKLTCPGDTAYGERPPSGSRIPPNAVLIFDVELVAIPGDTRQ; from the coding sequence ATGCGAACGATGAGGATGGCAACGCTCGCCCTGGTGCTCGGCGCCACGGGTGCGCACGCGCAAGGCGGTGCTCCCGCGAAGAAGTCCGAGCCCGCGGCGAAGGCCGCCGCGACGGCGCCCGTGGCCGTGGACCCCAGCGAGCTCACCGAGGACCAGCAGACCATCTACGCGCTCGGCGCCAGCGTGGGGAAGGACCTGTCCCTCTTCGCGCTCACGCCGGAGGAGCTGCAGATCCTCCAGCGCGGCATGGCGGACGCCATGGCCGGCACGGCCTCCATCGAGCCCAAGGAGTTCGCGCCGAAGATTCAGGCCTTCGCGAAGTCGCGTCAGGCGCAGGCCGGCAACGCGGCCCTCGTTCGCGCGGCGAAGGAGCCCGGCGCGGTGAAGCTGCCCTCGGGCGTCATCTACCGTGAGACGCAGGCAGGCACGGGCAAGAGCCCGCGCGCCACCGACACCGTCAAGGTCCACTACGAGGGCCGGCTCGTGGACGGCGCCGTCTTCGACACGTCCGCCAAGCGCGGCATCCCCGTCGAGTTCCCCCTCAACGGCGTCATCCAATGCTGGACGCAGGGCGTGTCGCGCATGAAGGTCGGCGGCAAGGCGAAGCTCACCTGCCCCGGAGACACCGCGTACGGCGAGCGTCCTCCCTCCGGCTCGCGCATCCCCCCCAACGCCGTCCTCATCTTCGACGTGGAGCTGGTCGCCATCCCCGGCGACACCCGCCAGTAG
- a CDS encoding M2 family metallopeptidase, whose translation MNRTRLTQSLLRSALAALALTAAPGLAQTPAAKATPEEARQFVEKVNADLKRLWTKQATAEWIKSTYITDDTERNAAYVNEEVLGYVNGAIKDARRFDGLKLDTDTARMLHLLRVSQALPAPSDAKKRAELATTAAKLEGLYGKGKYCGADGKGKCRDLEELSDVMAESRDYAALLDAWQGWHSISRPMRPLYENLVTISNDGAKDIGFNDLGTLWRSGYDMPPAEFEKEAQRLWGQVKPLYDDLHCYVRGRLAKQYGADKVPAGKPIPAHLLGNMWAQEWNNIYPLVEPFPGQASLDVDAALKAQSYDALKMVRLGEKFFTSLGLKPLPETFFERSQFTKPRDRDVVCHASAWDVTYENDLRIKMCIKPTEEDLVTIHHELGHNYYYTYYYNLPVLYQAGANDGFHEAIGDALTLSITPAYLQQVGLLKEVAKNDKNLINLQLKDALEKVAFLPFGLLVDQWRWEVFSGRVKPADYNKSWWTLRQKYQGVAAPVARSEQDFDAGAKYHVPANVPYTRYFLARILQFQFHKALCEASGYKGPLHECSIYGNKEAGKRLQAMLELGASKPWPDALQVVTGTRRMDATPLLDYFSPLRQWLKTQNKGQKCGW comes from the coding sequence ATGAACCGGACCCGACTCACGCAGTCGTTGCTTCGCTCGGCCCTCGCGGCCCTGGCGCTGACCGCCGCCCCTGGTCTCGCCCAGACGCCCGCCGCCAAGGCCACGCCCGAAGAGGCCAGGCAGTTCGTCGAGAAGGTGAACGCGGACCTCAAGCGCCTGTGGACGAAGCAGGCCACCGCCGAGTGGATCAAGTCCACGTACATCACGGACGACACCGAGCGGAACGCCGCCTACGTCAACGAGGAGGTGCTCGGCTACGTCAACGGCGCCATCAAGGACGCGCGCCGCTTCGACGGGCTGAAGCTCGACACCGACACCGCGCGCATGCTGCACCTGCTCCGCGTGTCCCAGGCGCTGCCCGCCCCGTCGGACGCGAAGAAGCGCGCGGAGCTGGCCACCACGGCCGCGAAGCTCGAGGGCCTCTACGGCAAGGGCAAGTACTGCGGCGCCGACGGCAAGGGGAAGTGCCGCGACCTGGAGGAGCTCTCCGACGTCATGGCGGAGAGCCGCGACTACGCCGCGCTGCTCGACGCGTGGCAGGGCTGGCACTCCATCTCCCGCCCCATGCGCCCGCTGTACGAGAACCTGGTCACCATCTCCAACGACGGCGCCAAGGACATCGGCTTCAATGATCTGGGCACGCTGTGGCGCTCCGGCTACGACATGCCGCCGGCGGAGTTCGAGAAGGAGGCCCAGCGCCTGTGGGGCCAGGTGAAGCCCCTGTATGACGACCTGCACTGCTACGTGCGCGGGCGGCTGGCCAAGCAGTACGGCGCGGACAAGGTGCCCGCGGGCAAGCCCATTCCGGCGCACCTCCTGGGCAACATGTGGGCCCAGGAGTGGAACAACATCTACCCCCTGGTGGAGCCGTTCCCCGGTCAGGCCAGCCTGGACGTGGACGCCGCGCTGAAGGCGCAGAGCTACGACGCGCTGAAGATGGTGCGACTGGGGGAGAAGTTCTTCACCTCGCTCGGCCTCAAGCCGCTGCCGGAGACCTTCTTCGAGCGCTCGCAGTTCACCAAGCCGAGGGATCGCGACGTCGTCTGCCACGCCAGCGCCTGGGACGTGACGTACGAGAACGACCTGCGCATCAAGATGTGCATCAAGCCCACCGAGGAGGACCTGGTCACCATCCACCACGAGCTGGGCCACAACTACTACTACACGTACTACTACAACCTGCCCGTGCTCTATCAGGCCGGCGCCAACGACGGCTTCCACGAGGCCATCGGCGACGCGCTGACGCTGTCCATCACTCCCGCGTACCTCCAGCAGGTCGGCCTGCTCAAGGAGGTGGCGAAGAACGACAAGAACCTCATCAACCTCCAGCTCAAGGACGCGCTGGAGAAGGTGGCGTTCCTGCCCTTCGGCCTGCTCGTGGACCAGTGGCGCTGGGAGGTCTTCTCCGGCCGCGTGAAGCCGGCGGACTACAACAAGTCCTGGTGGACCCTCCGGCAGAAGTACCAGGGCGTGGCCGCGCCGGTGGCCCGCTCCGAGCAGGACTTCGACGCGGGCGCCAAGTACCACGTCCCCGCCAACGTCCCCTACACGCGCTACTTCCTGGCCCGCATCCTCCAGTTCCAGTTCCACAAGGCCCTGTGCGAGGCCTCCGGCTACAAGGGCCCCCTCCACGAGTGCTCCATCTACGGGAACAAGGAGGCCGGAAAGCGCCTCCAGGCGATGCTGGAGCTCGGCGCCAGCAAGCCCTGGCCGGACGCGCTCCAGGTCGTCACGGGGACGCGCCGCATGGATGCAACGCCGTTGCTGGATTATTTCAGCCCGCTGCGTCAGTGGCTGAAGACCCAGAACAAGGGCCAGAAGTGCGGATGGTGA
- a CDS encoding cold-shock protein: protein MATGTVKWFNDAKGFGFITQDGGGEDVFCHHTAINMDGFRTLQEGQKVEFEVARGPKGLQAQNVRAA, encoded by the coding sequence ATGGCTACTGGTACCGTGAAGTGGTTCAACGATGCGAAGGGCTTTGGCTTCATCACCCAGGATGGCGGTGGTGAGGACGTGTTCTGCCACCACACCGCCATCAACATGGATGGCTTCCGCACCCTCCAGGAGGGGCAGAAGGTGGAGTTCGAGGTCGCCCGCGGCCCCAAGGGTCTTCAGGCGCAGAACGTCCGCGCTGCCTGA
- a CDS encoding class I SAM-dependent methyltransferase — MPIKRRIKELLAQGLVKGSRRLGLLDDPRLFQVYERGGYHVTPNHFYQPIPDTGALPEALWGTRSKMVGIDLRESSQLALLERLASKYRDEYQAFPKAATGEPHVYHLGNSEFGTVDAEVAYGLVRELRPRRLFEIGSGWSTRLSAQACRKNEGEGAPACELVAFEPYPSEVLRAGFPGLTRLEPLKAQDIPYAEVERLEENDILFIDSSHVLKVGSDVQVEFLELLPRLKKGVVVHVHDIFLPAEYPRAWVLEHRRFWTEQYLLQAFLSFNDSFEVLWGSSFMHLTHPERLRQAFPSYRGAPEDWPGSFWLRRVK; from the coding sequence ATGCCCATCAAGCGTCGCATCAAGGAGCTGTTGGCCCAGGGATTGGTGAAGGGAAGCCGGCGGCTCGGGTTGCTCGACGACCCGAGGCTGTTCCAGGTCTACGAGCGTGGCGGCTACCACGTCACGCCGAACCACTTCTATCAACCCATCCCCGACACGGGCGCGCTGCCCGAGGCGCTGTGGGGCACGCGCTCGAAGATGGTGGGAATCGACCTGCGCGAGTCGAGCCAGCTCGCGCTGCTCGAGCGCCTGGCGTCGAAGTACCGCGACGAGTACCAGGCGTTCCCGAAGGCCGCGACGGGCGAGCCGCATGTCTACCACCTGGGCAACAGCGAGTTCGGGACGGTGGACGCGGAGGTGGCCTACGGCCTGGTGCGCGAGCTGCGGCCGCGCAGGCTGTTCGAGATTGGCTCCGGCTGGTCCACGCGGCTGTCCGCGCAGGCGTGTCGGAAGAACGAAGGGGAGGGCGCGCCCGCGTGTGAGCTGGTGGCGTTCGAGCCCTATCCGAGCGAGGTGCTGCGCGCGGGCTTCCCGGGCCTGACGCGCCTGGAGCCGCTGAAGGCGCAGGACATCCCCTACGCGGAGGTGGAGCGGCTGGAGGAGAACGACATCCTCTTCATCGACTCCAGCCACGTGTTGAAGGTGGGCAGCGACGTCCAGGTGGAGTTCCTGGAGCTGTTGCCTCGGCTGAAGAAGGGCGTGGTGGTGCACGTCCACGACATCTTCCTGCCGGCGGAGTACCCGCGCGCGTGGGTGCTGGAGCACCGGCGCTTCTGGACGGAGCAGTACCTGCTGCAGGCGTTCCTGAGCTTCAACGACAGCTTCGAGGTGCTCTGGGGCAGCAGCTTCATGCACCTGACGCATCCGGAGCGGTTGCGCCAGGCGTTCCCTTCGTACCGGGGGGCTCCCGAGGACTGGCCCGGGAGCTTCTGGCTGCGTCGGGTGAAGTGA
- a CDS encoding PilZ domain-containing protein — protein MSDKRKSKRAPLDIYLNKYMGGVPYMSRAADISPEGVSLARLIEPQHDAKRVGLQFQLPGSEEIIYAEGEVVREWVELSTAKREHSGVRFTLLTERHRKMIDAYVDRHGRAGSEN, from the coding sequence ATGAGCGACAAGCGTAAGTCGAAGCGGGCGCCCCTCGACATCTACCTGAACAAGTACATGGGCGGCGTGCCGTACATGTCGCGGGCCGCGGACATCAGCCCGGAGGGTGTGAGTCTGGCCCGGTTGATCGAGCCCCAGCACGACGCCAAGCGCGTGGGTCTCCAGTTCCAGCTGCCGGGCTCGGAGGAGATCATCTACGCGGAGGGCGAGGTGGTGCGCGAGTGGGTGGAGCTGTCCACCGCCAAGCGCGAGCACTCGGGCGTGCGCTTCACGCTGCTCACCGAGCGGCACCGGAAGATGATCGACGCGTACGTGGACCGTCACGGCCGAGCGGGCAGCGAGAACTGA
- a CDS encoding uracil-DNA glycosylase: MTRLEKLHQEIASCRACPRLVEWREEVARVKRRAYREWTYWGRPVPGFGDPRARLVIVGLAPAAHGANRTGRMFTGDRSGDFLFAGLHRAGFANQGTSEHRDDGLALKDAFIVAAARCAPPDNKPLPEEVARCAPFLDREMALLPARVLLALGAIGWNAALASLERTGVTFGSPRPAFGHGAELPLPGGRTLVGCYHVSQQNTQTGRLTPAMFDAVMARVHALIRPAS; the protein is encoded by the coding sequence TTGACCAGGCTGGAGAAGCTGCACCAGGAGATCGCCTCGTGCCGGGCCTGTCCCCGGCTGGTCGAGTGGCGCGAGGAGGTCGCCCGGGTGAAGCGCCGCGCGTATCGCGAGTGGACCTACTGGGGCAGACCCGTCCCGGGGTTCGGTGATCCACGGGCACGGCTGGTCATCGTCGGTCTGGCGCCAGCCGCGCATGGGGCCAACCGGACGGGGCGGATGTTCACGGGTGATCGCTCGGGCGACTTCCTGTTCGCGGGGCTGCACCGGGCGGGGTTCGCGAACCAGGGGACCAGCGAACACCGGGACGACGGCCTGGCCCTGAAGGACGCCTTCATCGTGGCGGCCGCCCGCTGTGCTCCCCCCGACAACAAGCCGCTCCCGGAGGAGGTGGCCCGCTGCGCCCCGTTCCTGGATCGGGAGATGGCGCTGCTGCCCGCCCGCGTCCTGCTCGCCCTGGGGGCCATCGGCTGGAACGCGGCGCTGGCCTCGCTGGAGCGGACCGGGGTGACGTTCGGCTCCCCCCGGCCGGCCTTCGGACATGGGGCGGAGCTGCCGCTGCCGGGCGGGCGGACATTGGTGGGCTGCTACCACGTGAGCCAGCAGAACACGCAGACGGGGCGGCTGACGCCCGCCATGTTCGACGCGGTGATGGCCAGGGTCCACGCGCTGATCCGCCCGGCGTCGTAG
- the rpmI gene encoding 50S ribosomal protein L35 has product MPKLKTRSGAKKRFQVKKSGQVKHGKAYGKHLFTHAKTPKQKRGNRGTSHLRDMDAKKVIKEMFPYGA; this is encoded by the coding sequence ATGCCGAAGTTGAAGACCCGCAGTGGCGCGAAGAAGCGCTTCCAGGTGAAGAAGAGCGGCCAGGTCAAGCACGGCAAGGCCTACGGCAAGCACCTCTTCACGCACGCCAAGACGCCGAAGCAGAAGCGCGGCAACCGCGGCACCAGCCATCTTCGCGATATGGACGCGAAGAAGGTCATCAAGGAGATGTTCCCCTACGGGGCCTGA
- the thrS gene encoding threonine--tRNA ligase has protein sequence MSDMITVTLPDGTQKQTARGTTIADFVREGIGAGLAKAALFARVNGQDMDLSRKLDEDVKLQIFTPKSPESLELIRHDAAHVVASAVQRIFPGTQVTIGPATEEGFYYDFFREKPFTPEDLEKIEAEANAELKKDMAFVRTEISMEEAIRLFEEKGEKFKVEIVKDIAERGAKTLTLYTHGDWVDFCLGPHAPSTGKIGIIKILSSSGAYWRGDHRNPMLQRVYGTAFFDKKALQEYLTRIEESKKRDHRKLGKELDLFHFHPYAPGAAFWTAKGTTFYQTLSDWMRRLTKDDGYVEIKTPLMFNKGLWETSGHWGKYKENMFLVLDSESGEHDFSLKPMNCPSHHLFYGFKKHSYRDLPLRLHTQDVLHRNEAAGSLGGLTRVRQFAQDDAHIYCTEAQITDEVKRFVKLLDHVYKAVGLTYAVKLSTRPEQRLGDDSLWDRAEAGLKTALESLGLAYELAPGDGAFYGPKIDFAVSDSIGRRWQLGTMQLDYLAPERFDLSYVGEDNALHRPVVLHRAIFGSFERFTAILIEHFAGAFPAWLAPIQAVIVVVADRQAEYALKVRDTLRAKGFRVDFDDRGMSLNAKIREAQLQKIPFTLVVGDNEVAAEGVSPRRYGGEDLKSMKLTDFEALLAKEATLP, from the coding sequence ATGTCCGACATGATCACCGTGACGCTCCCCGACGGCACCCAGAAGCAGACGGCCCGGGGGACGACCATCGCGGACTTCGTGCGGGAGGGCATCGGCGCGGGCCTGGCGAAGGCCGCCCTGTTCGCCCGGGTGAACGGCCAGGACATGGACCTGAGCCGCAAGCTGGACGAGGACGTGAAGCTGCAGATCTTCACGCCCAAGAGCCCCGAGTCCCTGGAGCTCATCCGTCACGACGCGGCCCACGTGGTGGCCAGCGCCGTCCAGCGCATCTTCCCCGGCACCCAGGTGACCATCGGTCCGGCGACGGAGGAGGGCTTCTACTACGACTTCTTCCGCGAGAAGCCCTTCACGCCCGAGGACCTGGAGAAGATCGAGGCCGAGGCCAACGCCGAGCTGAAGAAGGACATGGCGTTCGTCCGCACCGAGATCTCCATGGAGGAGGCCATCCGCCTCTTCGAGGAGAAGGGCGAGAAGTTCAAGGTGGAGATCGTCAAGGACATCGCCGAGCGCGGCGCCAAGACGCTCACCCTCTACACCCACGGCGACTGGGTGGACTTCTGCCTGGGGCCCCACGCCCCGAGCACGGGGAAGATCGGCATCATCAAGATCCTCTCCTCGAGCGGCGCCTACTGGCGCGGTGACCATCGCAACCCGATGCTCCAGCGCGTCTACGGCACGGCCTTCTTCGACAAGAAGGCGCTGCAGGAGTACCTGACGCGCATCGAGGAGTCGAAGAAGCGCGACCACCGCAAGCTGGGCAAGGAGCTGGATCTCTTCCACTTCCACCCGTACGCGCCGGGCGCGGCCTTCTGGACCGCCAAGGGCACGACCTTCTACCAGACGCTCTCCGACTGGATGCGCCGCCTGACGAAGGACGACGGCTACGTGGAGATCAAGACCCCCTTGATGTTCAACAAGGGGCTCTGGGAGACCAGCGGCCACTGGGGCAAGTACAAGGAGAACATGTTCCTCGTGCTCGACAGCGAGTCGGGAGAGCATGACTTCTCGCTCAAGCCGATGAACTGCCCGTCGCACCACCTGTTCTACGGCTTCAAGAAGCACAGCTACCGCGACCTGCCCCTGCGCCTGCACACCCAGGACGTGCTGCACCGCAACGAGGCGGCCGGCTCGCTGGGTGGACTCACCCGCGTGCGCCAGTTCGCGCAGGACGACGCGCACATCTACTGCACCGAGGCGCAGATCACCGACGAGGTGAAGCGCTTCGTGAAGCTGCTGGACCACGTCTACAAGGCGGTGGGCCTGACGTACGCGGTGAAGCTGTCCACCCGTCCCGAGCAGCGCCTGGGTGACGACTCCCTGTGGGACCGGGCCGAGGCGGGCCTCAAGACGGCGCTCGAGTCGCTGGGCCTCGCGTACGAGCTGGCCCCGGGCGACGGCGCCTTCTATGGCCCGAAGATCGACTTCGCGGTGTCCGACAGCATCGGCCGGCGGTGGCAGCTGGGCACCATGCAGCTGGACTACCTGGCCCCGGAGCGCTTCGACCTGTCGTACGTTGGCGAGGACAACGCGCTGCACCGCCCCGTGGTGCTCCACCGCGCCATCTTCGGCTCCTTCGAGCGCTTCACGGCCATCCTCATCGAGCACTTCGCGGGGGCCTTCCCGGCGTGGCTCGCGCCCATCCAGGCGGTCATCGTCGTGGTGGCGGACCGTCAGGCGGAGTACGCCCTCAAGGTGCGCGACACGCTGCGGGCCAAGGGCTTCCGGGTGGACTTCGATGATCGCGGCATGTCGCTCAACGCGAAGATCCGCGAGGCCCAGCTTCAGAAGATCCCGTTCACCCTCGTGGTGGGCGACAACGAGGTCGCCGCCGAGGGTGTGTCCCCCCGTCGCTACGGCGGCGAGGACCTCAAGAGCATGAAGCTCACCGACTTCGAGGCCCTGTTGGCCAAGGAGGCCACGCTGCCGTGA
- the uvsE gene encoding UV DNA damage repair endonuclease UvsE, whose translation MEAFDSYRLGYVAQSLTLGVSAGHTCRLAGATPQRLESLIAQNLEELQRLLEFNASRGIEVFRIGSSLIPFASHPVNTLPWWKTFGRDFEHLARLARRSHQRLSMHPSPAGASLSSRHARVREASLAELRYGARVLDLLEAGPESRVVLHVGGAAPTREEAFVAAHRFLEEMPESVRERITVEHDDKVWSAREVLPLAREHGVPMVGDNLHNAVLASTPVMSLKELLREAASTWTALDLRPKFHLASQRPQARAGAHSDRVDPVDFRKMVAALPVPADLMLEAKEKDVAVFALRQLANERRGRRGGAGAPAP comes from the coding sequence ATGGAAGCCTTTGACTCCTATCGACTCGGCTATGTCGCGCAGAGCCTGACGCTGGGCGTGAGCGCGGGGCACACGTGCCGCCTGGCGGGCGCCACGCCCCAACGCCTGGAGTCGCTCATCGCCCAGAATCTCGAGGAGCTCCAGCGCCTGCTCGAGTTCAACGCCTCGCGAGGCATCGAGGTGTTCCGCATCGGCTCCTCGCTCATCCCGTTCGCCTCGCACCCGGTGAACACGCTCCCGTGGTGGAAGACCTTCGGCCGCGACTTCGAGCACCTGGCCCGCCTCGCGCGGCGCTCACATCAACGCCTGTCGATGCATCCCTCGCCAGCCGGAGCCTCGCTGTCGTCACGGCACGCACGCGTTCGCGAGGCCTCGCTGGCGGAGCTCCGCTACGGCGCGCGTGTGTTGGATTTGCTGGAGGCCGGGCCCGAGTCGCGCGTGGTGCTCCACGTCGGCGGGGCCGCGCCGACCCGCGAGGAGGCTTTCGTGGCGGCACACCGCTTCCTGGAGGAGATGCCCGAGTCGGTGCGCGAGCGGATCACCGTCGAGCACGACGACAAGGTGTGGAGCGCGCGAGAGGTCCTGCCCCTCGCGCGCGAGCACGGTGTCCCGATGGTGGGCGACAACCTCCACAACGCGGTCCTCGCCTCGACGCCTGTGATGTCATTGAAGGAGCTCTTGCGCGAAGCCGCGTCGACCTGGACGGCGTTGGACCTGCGGCCCAAGTTCCATCTGGCCAGCCAGCGTCCCCAGGCGCGGGCCGGGGCCCACTCGGACCGGGTGGACCCCGTGGACTTCCGGAAGATGGTGGCCGCGCTGCCCGTGCCGGCGGACCTGATGCTGGAGGCGAAGGAGAAGGACGTCGCGGTTTTCGCATTGCGTCAGCTTGCGAACGAACGCCGCGGCCGACGCGGTGGGGCGGGCGCGCCGGCGCCGTAG
- the rplT gene encoding 50S ribosomal protein L20: MRVKKGVKARRRRNSILKLAKGFRGRRKNCFRRANQAVERALDYASRDRMQRKRDFRRLWIVRINAAARTVGLSYSKLIAGLAKAKVSLDRKVLSDMAIADPAGFAAVANIAKAA, translated from the coding sequence ATGCGCGTCAAGAAGGGTGTAAAGGCTCGTCGCCGTCGCAATAGTATCCTGAAGCTTGCCAAGGGCTTCCGCGGCCGTCGCAAGAACTGCTTCCGCCGGGCGAACCAGGCGGTCGAGCGCGCGCTGGACTACGCCAGCCGCGACCGCATGCAGCGCAAGCGTGACTTCCGTCGCCTGTGGATCGTCCGCATCAACGCGGCGGCCCGCACGGTCGGCCTCTCGTACTCCAAGCTCATCGCGGGCCTGGCCAAGGCGAAGGTCAGCCTGGACCGCAAGGTCCTGTCGGACATGGCCATCGCGGATCCCGCGGGCTTCGCGGCCGTCGCCAACATCGCGAAGGCGGCCTGA
- a CDS encoding AI-2E family transporter — MEEPTAAPVAEPVPDVELTEAEARRIDLWWSAVMVGSLGLVFALLAVFGGVAVPVLLALSGAYIFNPMVTSLERRGLDRTLGTTLVFVAGTLLLVGAVLYLIPVFRDEALKLPDFFSRASTQVVPRVEALVGASLPDLIRQRTTELGQQASDLVQSAGPAAARIVAAFAGNTARFVATLLGLAVVPVLAFFFLQDYPRLMGRVKDLLPRRSVALVARRFAEVDEVLSAFVRGQLTVGALLSVIYAAGLSIGRIDMAIVIGVIAGFGNMVPYLGTGVGILLSLVGLMLSWQGPWQIGVVAGTFIIGQMLEGFVITPRIVGEKVGLAPVAVIIAILAFGELFGFVGILLAVPVAAILKVVLRVVVQRYQRTRLYTGDAQST, encoded by the coding sequence ATGGAGGAGCCCACGGCGGCGCCCGTGGCCGAGCCGGTGCCTGACGTCGAGCTGACGGAGGCCGAGGCGCGTCGCATCGACCTGTGGTGGTCGGCGGTGATGGTGGGCTCGCTGGGCCTGGTGTTCGCGCTGCTCGCGGTGTTCGGCGGCGTGGCGGTGCCCGTGCTGCTGGCGTTGTCCGGCGCCTACATCTTCAACCCGATGGTGACGTCCCTGGAGCGCCGCGGACTCGATCGGACCCTGGGGACGACCCTGGTCTTCGTCGCCGGCACGCTGCTGCTCGTCGGCGCGGTGCTCTACCTCATCCCGGTGTTCCGGGACGAGGCGTTGAAGCTCCCGGACTTCTTCTCGCGAGCGAGCACGCAGGTGGTGCCACGCGTGGAGGCGCTGGTCGGCGCCTCGTTGCCGGACCTGATCCGTCAGCGCACGACGGAGCTGGGGCAGCAGGCCTCCGACCTGGTGCAGAGCGCGGGGCCCGCGGCGGCGCGAATCGTGGCCGCCTTCGCGGGCAACACGGCGCGCTTCGTGGCAACGCTGCTGGGGCTCGCCGTGGTGCCGGTGCTGGCGTTCTTCTTCCTCCAGGACTACCCCCGGCTGATGGGGCGGGTGAAGGACCTGCTCCCCCGTCGCTCGGTGGCGCTGGTGGCGCGGCGCTTCGCGGAGGTCGACGAGGTGCTCTCGGCCTTCGTGCGCGGGCAGCTGACGGTGGGGGCGCTGCTGTCCGTGATCTACGCGGCGGGTCTGTCCATCGGCCGCATCGACATGGCCATCGTCATCGGGGTCATCGCCGGCTTCGGCAACATGGTGCCGTACCTGGGCACGGGCGTGGGCATCCTGCTGTCCCTGGTGGGGCTGATGCTGTCGTGGCAGGGGCCCTGGCAGATTGGCGTGGTCGCGGGCACGTTCATCATCGGCCAGATGCTGGAGGGGTTCGTCATCACCCCGCGCATCGTCGGCGAGAAGGTGGGCCTGGCGCCCGTGGCGGTCATCATCGCCATCCTGGCCTTCGGCGAGCTGTTCGGCTTCGTCGGCATCCTCCTCGCCGTGCCGGTCGCGGCCATCCTCAAGGTGGTGCTGCGCGTGGTGGTGCAGCGCTACCAGCGCACGCGCCTGTACACCGGCGACGCCCAGTCGACCTGA